In Curtobacterium sp. TC1, the following proteins share a genomic window:
- a CDS encoding epoxide hydrolase family protein, with the protein MRPFRLQVSADDLDDLHRRLRDARMPDPVGGAASESALSLDRLGGLRDHWRNGFDWRRIEAELAAVDQYEVDVDGQRLHFAYLRASGSATVRTPVIAVHGWPYSFVEMLPLAHDLASRTVDLGNGRTMGFDVVVPSLPGFGPSTPLADRPFTGPVVAQLFHGLMTDVLGHPRYVTYGEDVGSTTSDWLAALFPESTIGLFATHAAFPPPSRAQDLTDAESSWLRRHDAAWARGLGYARVQATRPEILAAALNDSPLGLAAWIIEKLLAWSGAGTWWTDDEFLRTVSLYWFTRSVGASFRPYLDFPQQPELPAIDVPVAVAVQTGERGLPRSYVARTYRDIRSWRDLDHGAHFTAWQVPGTVAEAIAAFAADVAGNEHDHVSVDASAW; encoded by the coding sequence ATGCGCCCGTTCCGCCTGCAGGTGTCCGCTGACGACCTCGACGATCTCCACCGGCGCCTCCGAGACGCCCGCATGCCCGACCCGGTCGGCGGGGCCGCGTCTGAGAGTGCACTGTCGCTGGATCGGCTCGGGGGACTCCGCGATCACTGGAGGAACGGGTTCGATTGGCGACGGATCGAAGCCGAACTCGCGGCGGTCGACCAGTACGAGGTCGACGTCGACGGGCAACGGCTGCACTTCGCCTACCTGCGCGCCAGCGGTTCGGCGACGGTGCGGACACCCGTCATCGCCGTCCACGGCTGGCCGTACTCCTTCGTGGAGATGCTGCCCCTTGCTCATGACCTCGCCAGCCGCACCGTCGACCTCGGGAACGGGCGCACCATGGGCTTCGACGTCGTGGTGCCGTCGCTGCCCGGATTCGGGCCGTCGACGCCGCTCGCCGATCGGCCGTTCACCGGGCCGGTCGTCGCTCAGCTGTTCCACGGGCTCATGACGGACGTGCTCGGCCACCCTCGGTACGTCACCTACGGTGAAGACGTCGGTTCGACCACGAGCGACTGGTTGGCTGCGCTGTTCCCGGAATCGACCATCGGTTTGTTCGCGACGCACGCCGCGTTCCCGCCGCCGTCCCGAGCGCAGGACCTGACCGATGCAGAGTCTTCCTGGCTCCGGCGGCACGATGCAGCGTGGGCGCGCGGCCTGGGGTACGCCCGCGTCCAGGCCACGCGCCCCGAGATCCTCGCCGCCGCGTTGAACGACTCGCCGCTCGGTCTCGCGGCCTGGATCATCGAGAAGCTGCTGGCCTGGTCCGGTGCAGGGACGTGGTGGACCGACGACGAATTCCTCCGCACGGTCTCGTTGTACTGGTTCACGAGGAGCGTCGGAGCGTCGTTCCGTCCGTACCTCGACTTCCCGCAACAGCCGGAGTTGCCGGCCATCGACGTCCCGGTCGCCGTGGCGGTCCAGACCGGAGAGCGCGGCCTGCCGCGGTCGTACGTTGCGCGGACGTACCGAGACATCCGCAGCTGGCGCGACCTCGATCACGGTGCGCACTTCACCGCTTGGCAGGTGCCGGGCACCGTTGCAGAAGCGATCGCGGCATTCGCAGCCGACGTCGCGGGCAACGAGCACGATCACGTCAGCGTGGACGCCTCGGCGTGGTGA
- a CDS encoding SDR family NAD(P)-dependent oxidoreductase, with product MDLELKNRVALVVGGKGYIGAAVADRLRAEGATVVVASRSAEDSDGSVSIDTASQDSVDAGIAAVLERHGRIDVLVVTAAPSASTLDPARKSDPAQVLDAIDGKALGFLRVANAVLPAQREAGFGRVVVVSGQNAYFSGNITASLRNTAVSVIAKNLADDVAGTGVTVNVVNPGTVTDTPSAEVRQGGPGDSTPQQIADLIAFLSSPLIAVSGESVSIAHRQRGSVVV from the coding sequence GTGGACCTCGAACTCAAGAACCGTGTCGCACTCGTCGTCGGAGGCAAGGGGTACATCGGTGCCGCAGTCGCCGACCGCCTCCGGGCCGAGGGAGCGACCGTCGTCGTCGCGTCCCGCAGCGCGGAGGACTCCGACGGCAGCGTGTCGATCGACACCGCCTCGCAGGACTCGGTGGACGCGGGCATCGCCGCCGTCCTCGAGCGGCACGGGCGCATCGACGTGCTCGTCGTGACCGCAGCACCGAGTGCGAGCACCCTCGACCCGGCCCGGAAGTCCGACCCCGCGCAGGTCCTCGACGCGATCGACGGCAAGGCCCTCGGGTTCCTCCGGGTCGCGAACGCCGTGCTCCCCGCGCAGCGCGAGGCCGGGTTCGGCCGCGTGGTCGTCGTGAGCGGGCAGAACGCCTACTTCTCCGGCAACATCACGGCGTCGCTCCGGAACACGGCGGTGAGCGTCATCGCGAAGAACCTGGCCGACGACGTGGCGGGGACCGGGGTCACGGTGAACGTCGTCAACCCCGGCACGGTGACGGACACCCCGTCCGCCGAGGTCCGCCAAGGAGGCCCCGGCGACTCGACCCCGCAGCAGATCGCCGACCTCATCGCCTTCCTGTCGTCGCCGCTGATCGCGGTGTCCGGCGAGTCCGTCTCGATCGCGCACCGCCAGCGGGGGTCCGTCGTCGTCTGA
- a CDS encoding helix-turn-helix domain-containing protein, whose product MSEPGLRARQPKAIQNALAVLEAAAHAGPGVTAQQISEALGMPRATTYRLITLLVEDEYLVRLPDLRGFALGHKVADLAGVSAAPALAPLPRAVRSVLADVRSAVRAGVHLARYDVAGVRDIDVDPDFPLLDEAALRATPGSSAMGRLHAEGGLGPVHQVGAFTAGFGCLALPVRGERGELVAGLTLSAPAARVSSPGDALVHLRRAVTRLEPLLG is encoded by the coding sequence GTGAGCGAACCCGGACTCCGCGCACGGCAGCCGAAGGCGATCCAGAACGCCCTCGCGGTGCTGGAGGCCGCCGCGCACGCGGGACCGGGCGTCACCGCCCAGCAGATCTCGGAGGCCCTCGGGATGCCGCGGGCCACCACCTACCGGCTCATCACGCTGCTCGTCGAGGACGAGTACCTCGTCCGACTCCCCGACCTGCGCGGCTTCGCCCTCGGCCACAAGGTCGCCGACCTGGCCGGGGTGTCGGCGGCTCCGGCACTCGCACCGCTCCCCCGTGCCGTGCGGTCGGTGCTCGCCGACGTCCGATCCGCCGTCCGGGCCGGCGTGCACCTGGCGCGCTACGACGTCGCCGGCGTGCGCGACATCGACGTGGACCCGGACTTCCCCCTGCTCGACGAGGCCGCACTGCGGGCGACACCCGGGTCGAGCGCGATGGGGCGGCTGCACGCCGAGGGCGGCCTCGGCCCGGTGCACCAGGTCGGCGCGTTCACGGCGGGGTTCGGGTGCCTGGCGCTCCCCGTCCGCGGGGAACGCGGAGAACTCGTGGCCGGGCTGACCCTGTCGGCGCCGGCGGCCCGGGTGTCGTCGCCGGGCGACGCGCTCGTGCACCTGCGCCGGGCGGTGACGCGGCTCGAACCGCTGCTCGGGTGA
- a CDS encoding APC family permease, translated as MTALDRAIADPPRVPGIGTRSPVDGLSRRSIGPVDVLAQSVSAVAPSAAATTIPVLVATVAGQGATWSLLAAMALSFLVGRTVNQFVRRVAGTGSLYTYVSLGLGPVAGVVAGAALLLGYGFIAMFSLTGSGYYLDYLLSRFVPAAGDDALVTIVVVLVMGAAVFAVIALGVRLSTRLTLLVESLSVAVIVVLIVALVARLHPVDASAVALGPTQPASFAVGTALAVTAFVGFESASVLGVEARRPFQAIPRAISWTVLVAGALYVVSAAAQQMGFAAMGADLASSASPVNELANAFGMQWIGWALDIGIAASFAACAIASTTALVRVLFAMGREGVLPRVLGRASPRFRTPFFAGAVACGVLTVLPVLGLASGIPTWTLMEAELVVAALGYIAAYALTCFAAPVFLRRIGELTAGVAVVAVTTGVLLTAVLLTYLGVEAASPRWPAVAIAVGSVAAVVVAFLVATRRRPWRRGRSRAVYDVPVEADLLGASRPSAGTDHQAGVR; from the coding sequence ATGACCGCGCTCGACCGAGCCATCGCCGACCCGCCACGGGTGCCCGGCATCGGCACGCGCTCCCCCGTCGACGGGTTGTCCCGGCGGAGCATCGGCCCGGTCGACGTCCTCGCGCAGTCGGTGTCCGCCGTGGCACCGTCCGCCGCCGCGACCACCATCCCGGTCCTCGTCGCGACGGTCGCGGGGCAGGGTGCCACGTGGTCGCTCCTGGCCGCGATGGCGCTGTCGTTCCTGGTCGGGCGCACGGTGAACCAGTTCGTCCGACGCGTCGCCGGCACCGGCTCGCTCTACACCTACGTCTCGCTCGGGCTCGGCCCGGTCGCCGGGGTCGTCGCGGGCGCCGCCCTGCTGCTCGGCTACGGCTTCATCGCGATGTTCTCGCTCACCGGCAGCGGGTACTACCTCGACTACCTGCTGTCCCGCTTCGTCCCGGCCGCCGGCGACGACGCCCTGGTCACGATCGTCGTCGTGCTGGTGATGGGCGCCGCCGTCTTCGCGGTGATCGCGCTCGGGGTCCGGTTGTCGACCCGGCTGACGCTGCTCGTCGAGTCGCTGTCGGTGGCGGTCATCGTGGTCCTGATCGTCGCGCTCGTCGCGCGCCTGCACCCGGTCGACGCCTCCGCCGTCGCCCTCGGGCCGACGCAGCCCGCGTCGTTCGCGGTCGGTACCGCCCTCGCCGTGACCGCGTTCGTCGGGTTCGAGAGCGCGTCCGTGCTCGGCGTGGAGGCCCGGCGCCCGTTCCAGGCGATCCCCCGCGCGATCTCGTGGACCGTCCTGGTCGCCGGGGCGCTCTACGTCGTCAGCGCTGCGGCCCAGCAGATGGGGTTCGCGGCCATGGGAGCCGACCTCGCGTCGAGCGCCTCGCCCGTCAACGAACTGGCGAACGCCTTCGGCATGCAGTGGATCGGGTGGGCGCTCGACATCGGGATCGCGGCGTCGTTCGCGGCGTGCGCGATCGCCTCGACGACGGCGCTCGTGCGGGTCCTGTTCGCGATGGGCCGCGAGGGTGTGCTCCCCCGCGTGCTCGGCCGGGCGTCCCCGCGCTTCCGGACGCCGTTCTTCGCCGGCGCGGTCGCCTGCGGCGTGCTCACGGTCCTGCCGGTCCTGGGGCTGGCGAGTGGCATCCCGACCTGGACCCTGATGGAGGCCGAGCTCGTCGTCGCCGCCCTCGGGTACATCGCCGCCTACGCCCTGACGTGCTTCGCGGCACCGGTGTTCCTGCGGCGCATCGGCGAGTTGACGGCGGGGGTCGCGGTCGTCGCCGTCACGACCGGGGTCCTGCTCACCGCCGTCCTGCTCACCTACCTCGGAGTCGAGGCAGCGTCGCCCCGCTGGCCGGCCGTCGCCATCGCCGTCGGGTCGGTCGCCGCGGTGGTGGTCGCGTTCCTGGTGGCCACACGTCGACGACCCTGGCGACGGGGTCGGAGCCGCGCCGTGTACGACGTGCCGGTCGAGGCGGACCTGCTGGGGGCCTCCCGTCCGTCCGCCGGAACCGACCACCAGGCGGGGGTGCGGTGA
- a CDS encoding APC family permease, giving the protein MSSITKDPASLGAAPAPQRTMRGSLGVTAIVFMVVAAAAPLTVVGGAAPLGMLLGNGVGFPSLYAASAVVLLLFSVGLAAMTRHVPRPGAFFTFVGHGLGRPAGAGAAALALLTYTTIQVSVHGYIGYLLGVTVTGLGGPDIPWYVWSLVVVALVGMLGYRHIDLSSKVLGVMLVGEVGIVLVLVAAIVFRGGADGLSLAPFEPTQIMSGSPGVGLMFAIAAFIGFEATAIFRDEAKDPERTIPRATYTAVIGIGVFYTLASWGLVMAWGPDGILAEVAKDPGSLILTTAAQYIGSAGEAVLNVLLLTSMFACVLSFHNVITRYQHSMANASLLPGRLGDVHRKHASPHTSSLVQTVTAAVLMVLFAVLGLDPVLQVFSWFAGVATLGVAILMAATSLAVIVYFRRNPGDRRVWNTVVAPVLGFLGLVAAAVLIWVNFPTLVGDVDASGASVFGVVSIVLTGLVVVVPVIGVVQAVVLRRRSRSRYEQMLDRLATES; this is encoded by the coding sequence ATGTCCAGCATCACGAAGGACCCCGCGTCACTCGGAGCCGCACCCGCGCCGCAGCGGACCATGCGCGGCTCGCTCGGCGTCACCGCGATCGTGTTCATGGTCGTCGCGGCCGCCGCCCCGCTCACCGTCGTCGGCGGCGCCGCCCCGCTCGGCATGCTGCTCGGCAACGGCGTCGGGTTCCCGTCGCTCTACGCCGCGTCGGCCGTCGTGCTGCTGCTCTTCTCGGTGGGTCTGGCCGCGATGACCCGGCACGTGCCGCGGCCCGGCGCGTTCTTCACCTTCGTGGGGCACGGGCTCGGTCGTCCGGCCGGAGCGGGCGCCGCGGCCCTGGCGCTGCTGACGTACACGACCATCCAGGTCAGCGTGCACGGCTACATCGGGTACCTGCTCGGCGTCACCGTCACGGGCCTGGGCGGACCGGACATCCCCTGGTACGTCTGGTCCCTGGTCGTCGTGGCCCTGGTCGGGATGCTCGGCTACCGGCACATCGACCTGTCGAGCAAGGTGCTCGGCGTGATGCTCGTCGGCGAGGTCGGCATCGTGCTCGTCCTGGTCGCGGCGATCGTGTTCCGCGGCGGGGCCGACGGCCTGTCCCTCGCACCGTTCGAGCCGACGCAGATCATGTCCGGCTCGCCGGGCGTCGGGCTGATGTTCGCCATCGCGGCGTTCATCGGGTTCGAGGCCACCGCGATCTTCCGCGACGAGGCGAAGGACCCGGAGCGGACCATCCCGCGTGCGACGTACACGGCCGTGATCGGCATCGGCGTCTTCTACACGCTCGCGTCGTGGGGGCTCGTGATGGCCTGGGGCCCGGACGGCATCCTCGCCGAGGTCGCGAAGGACCCGGGCTCGCTCATCCTCACCACCGCGGCGCAGTACATCGGCAGCGCGGGGGAGGCCGTGCTCAACGTGCTCCTGCTGACGAGCATGTTCGCCTGCGTCCTGTCGTTCCACAACGTCATCACCCGCTACCAGCACTCGATGGCGAACGCGTCGCTGCTGCCCGGCCGGCTCGGCGACGTGCACCGGAAGCACGCGTCCCCGCACACCTCGAGCCTGGTGCAGACCGTCACCGCCGCCGTCCTCATGGTCCTGTTCGCGGTGCTCGGCCTCGACCCGGTGCTGCAGGTGTTCAGCTGGTTCGCCGGCGTCGCCACCCTCGGCGTCGCGATCCTGATGGCCGCGACGAGCCTCGCCGTGATCGTGTACTTCCGCCGCAACCCGGGCGACCGGCGGGTGTGGAACACCGTGGTCGCACCGGTCCTCGGGTTCCTCGGCCTCGTCGCCGCCGCCGTCCTGATCTGGGTGAACTTCCCGACCCTGGTGGGTGACGTCGATGCATCGGGCGCGAGCGTCTTCGGCGTCGTGAGCATCGTGCTCACCGGCCTGGTCGTGGTCGTCCCCGTCATCGGCGTGGTGCAGGCGGTCGTGCTGCGACGCCGCAGCCGGAGCCGCTACGAGCAGATGCTCGACCGTCTCGCCACCGAGAGCTGA
- a CDS encoding primary-amine oxidase, with the protein MTITDPTTATTDAATTTHPLGSLTPEEFTAVRDLVTAQPDWTDTTRFAYVGLEEPHKQEVLAWQAGDGPLPDRTARVMLLDMATGRSTDRVVSITTGTVLRTDVLDGSRGQLPVLIEEFDAVGEIAGADERWVAALAKRGLSVDEVKCVPLSAGYYDYPEEQGWRILRVLAFQQDHPADHVWAHPVDGLSAYVDAANRAVTRIVDVAEMPVPTTSGNFDDPAVQGEPLDLKPIVITQPEGPSFRVDGEFVEWANWRFQVGFDAREGLVLRQLSWQDGERLRPIVYRASIDEMLVPYGDPSPVRFWQNYFDTGEYLFGRFTNSLELGCDCVGEIQYFDAVLADELGNPQTIRNGICMHEEDFGTLWKHGDIYTGSQEVRRSRRLVISFFTTVGNYDYGFYWYLYLDGTIECEAKLTGVLFTSSYPGRSADGDDYPYASEVAPGLGAPYHQHLFSARLDMMVDGLSNAVDEVDAVRVPVGPGNEHGNAFTKSVTRIASESTSGRLADASKARTWFVSNTEERNHLDRPTGYVLYPQDAPVLLADDSSSVAARAEFARKHLYVTQYDPAERFAAGDFVHQNPGGDGVARYVEGDRSLDGEDIVLWHTFGPTHFPRPEDWPVMPVDYAKFTLKPYGFFPRNPALNVPAAIGATAASHCSHHASGGVEAAHDAVAHDHGHGH; encoded by the coding sequence ATGACGATCACCGACCCGACCACCGCGACCACCGACGCAGCCACCACCACGCACCCGCTCGGCAGCCTGACCCCCGAGGAGTTCACCGCCGTCCGCGACCTCGTCACGGCGCAGCCGGACTGGACCGACACCACCCGCTTCGCGTACGTCGGCCTCGAGGAACCGCACAAGCAGGAGGTCCTGGCGTGGCAGGCCGGCGACGGCCCCCTGCCGGACCGGACGGCACGCGTGATGCTGCTCGACATGGCGACCGGCCGATCCACGGACCGCGTCGTGTCGATCACCACCGGCACGGTGCTGCGGACCGACGTGCTCGACGGATCCCGCGGTCAGTTGCCCGTCCTGATCGAGGAGTTCGACGCCGTCGGCGAGATCGCCGGCGCGGACGAGCGCTGGGTCGCCGCCCTGGCGAAGCGCGGCCTGTCCGTCGACGAGGTCAAGTGCGTGCCGCTCTCGGCTGGCTACTACGACTACCCGGAGGAGCAGGGGTGGCGCATCCTGCGCGTGCTCGCGTTCCAGCAGGACCACCCGGCCGACCACGTGTGGGCGCACCCCGTCGACGGTCTGTCGGCGTACGTCGACGCCGCGAACCGGGCCGTCACGCGGATCGTGGACGTGGCGGAGATGCCCGTACCGACGACCTCGGGCAACTTCGACGACCCCGCGGTGCAGGGCGAACCGCTCGACCTCAAGCCGATCGTCATCACCCAGCCCGAGGGGCCGTCGTTCCGCGTCGACGGCGAGTTCGTCGAGTGGGCGAACTGGCGGTTCCAGGTCGGCTTCGACGCCCGCGAGGGACTGGTGCTCCGCCAGCTGTCGTGGCAGGACGGCGAGCGGCTGCGCCCGATCGTGTACCGGGCGTCGATCGACGAGATGCTCGTGCCGTACGGCGACCCGTCTCCGGTGCGGTTCTGGCAGAACTACTTCGACACCGGCGAGTACCTGTTCGGTCGGTTCACGAACTCGCTGGAGCTCGGCTGCGACTGCGTCGGTGAGATCCAGTACTTCGACGCCGTCCTGGCCGACGAGCTCGGCAACCCGCAGACCATCCGCAACGGCATCTGCATGCACGAGGAGGACTTCGGCACGCTCTGGAAGCACGGCGACATCTACACCGGTTCGCAGGAGGTCCGTCGATCCCGTCGCCTGGTGATCTCGTTCTTCACCACCGTCGGCAACTACGACTACGGCTTCTACTGGTACCTGTACCTGGACGGCACGATCGAGTGCGAGGCGAAGCTCACCGGCGTGCTGTTCACGAGCTCGTACCCGGGGCGCTCCGCCGACGGCGACGACTACCCGTACGCCTCCGAGGTCGCCCCCGGCCTCGGTGCCCCGTACCACCAGCACCTGTTCTCGGCGCGACTCGACATGATGGTCGACGGACTGTCGAACGCCGTGGACGAGGTCGACGCGGTCCGGGTGCCGGTCGGACCGGGCAACGAGCACGGCAACGCGTTCACGAAGTCGGTGACCCGCATCGCATCGGAGTCGACGTCCGGCCGTCTCGCCGATGCCTCCAAGGCCCGCACGTGGTTCGTCTCGAACACCGAGGAGCGCAACCACCTCGACCGCCCCACCGGCTACGTGCTGTACCCGCAGGACGCCCCGGTGCTGCTCGCCGACGACTCGTCCTCGGTCGCGGCCCGTGCCGAGTTCGCCCGCAAGCACCTGTACGTCACGCAGTACGACCCGGCGGAGCGCTTCGCGGCCGGTGACTTCGTGCACCAGAACCCCGGCGGCGACGGCGTGGCCCGGTACGTCGAGGGGGACCGATCGCTCGACGGCGAGGACATCGTGCTCTGGCACACCTTCGGCCCGACGCACTTCCCGCGACCCGAGGACTGGCCCGTCATGCCGGTCGACTACGCCAAGTTCACGCTCAAGCCGTACGGCTTCTTCCCGCGGAACCCGGCCCTCAACGTGCCGGCGGCCATCGGGGCCACCGCGGCGTCGCACTGTTCGCACCACGCGTCCGGTGGCGTCGAGGCAGCGCACGACGCCGTCGCGCACGACCACGGGCACGGACACTGA
- a CDS encoding MarR family winged helix-turn-helix transcriptional regulator gives MPLTVVRREHVHLYAREPRSEAAKTAVDALLRLQHAEEQQVESARIESGLSKNESLAIRYMLQAHRDGRTMGPKDLAVMLTVSNASVTKLVDSLVDKGLLVRTAHPTDRRAQVLEPTDLAAEKIDASYARFHEAVVEVLDNLSDADNAVLAESLTKISDALAEGLPVPVDEYTVDDRG, from the coding sequence ATGCCGTTGACCGTCGTCCGTCGAGAACACGTCCACCTCTACGCCCGCGAGCCCCGGTCCGAGGCCGCGAAGACCGCCGTCGACGCACTGCTGCGCCTCCAGCACGCCGAGGAGCAGCAGGTCGAGTCGGCGCGCATCGAGAGCGGCCTGAGCAAGAACGAGTCACTGGCGATCCGGTACATGCTGCAGGCGCACCGGGACGGCCGGACCATGGGGCCGAAGGACCTCGCCGTCATGCTGACGGTGTCGAACGCCTCGGTCACGAAACTCGTCGACTCGCTCGTCGACAAGGGACTCCTCGTCCGCACCGCCCACCCGACCGATCGACGAGCGCAGGTCCTCGAGCCCACCGACCTCGCCGCCGAGAAGATCGACGCCTCGTACGCCCGCTTCCACGAAGCCGTGGTCGAGGTCCTCGACAACCTGTCCGACGCGGACAACGCCGTCCTCGCGGAGTCGCTGACGAAGATCAGCGACGCCCTCGCCGAGGGGCTGCCCGTGCCGGTGGACGAGTACACGGTCGACGACCGGGGCTGA
- a CDS encoding TetR/AcrR family transcriptional regulator, translated as MTHPADDDAAPPRRGGYRKGAERRTQILDEMIRMVAEQGVDASSLRSVAEALGITHAALRHYFPSRDELLLAVYREHEVREQGAPDRLKSAIGDMRDSASRNRAVPGLVQLYTTLAADAVQEGHPATRDFMRERFTRLRADLAALIEADQVAGRIRADLDPVDLASLSIAASDGLQVQWLLDPEAVDGEKVLRLLEQIVPAPPE; from the coding sequence ATGACGCACCCCGCCGACGACGACGCGGCCCCGCCGCGACGCGGCGGGTACCGCAAGGGTGCCGAGCGCCGGACCCAGATCCTCGACGAGATGATCCGGATGGTCGCCGAACAGGGCGTCGACGCATCGTCACTGCGGTCCGTGGCCGAGGCCCTCGGGATCACCCACGCCGCGCTGCGCCACTACTTCCCGAGCCGCGACGAACTGCTGCTCGCCGTCTACCGCGAGCACGAGGTGCGCGAGCAGGGTGCGCCCGACCGGTTGAAGTCGGCGATCGGGGACATGCGCGACAGTGCCTCGCGCAACCGCGCGGTGCCGGGGCTCGTGCAGCTGTACACGACGCTCGCGGCCGACGCCGTGCAGGAGGGGCACCCCGCGACCCGTGACTTCATGCGGGAACGGTTCACGCGGCTCCGGGCTGACCTGGCCGCGCTGATCGAGGCGGACCAGGTGGCGGGGCGGATCCGCGCCGACCTGGACCCGGTCGACCTCGCGAGCTTGAGCATCGCGGCGTCCGACGGGCTGCAGGTGCAGTGGCTGCTCGACCCCGAGGCCGTCGACGGTGAGAAGGTGCTGCGGTTGCTCGAGCAGATCGTGCCCGCGCCGCCGGAGTGA
- a CDS encoding Gfo/Idh/MocA family protein, which translates to MAEGQRQVSRVGLGIIGAGNISTQYLENLTKFADVEVRFVADVLLDRAAAQAAEYGVAASGTVEELLARDDVSIVINLTIPAAHAEVDQQIIDAGKHVWSEKPIATDHASAAAVLESAKAKGLRVATAPDTVLGAGIQTALRAIARGDIGEPLSATTLFHVPGPEAWHPNPDFLFAQGAGPLFDMGPYYVTTLVHAFGTASRVQAVSSKSLDRRTIASGPRAGETFPVEVPTHHAALIEFAGGQSAQSTFSFQHALPRMGFVEINGTLGTISLPDPNTFEGPSQLWRYGQDEPETLEAVGSTWGRGTGVVELARAIAEDRPERASGAVALHVLDVLLGIRDAAASGSAVDITSTVDAIPPLPEDFDPAAAVLTA; encoded by the coding sequence ATGGCTGAAGGACAACGACAAGTGAGCCGTGTCGGTCTCGGCATCATCGGTGCCGGCAACATCTCCACGCAGTACCTGGAGAACCTGACCAAGTTCGCCGACGTCGAGGTCCGCTTCGTCGCCGACGTGCTGCTCGACCGCGCAGCCGCCCAGGCCGCGGAGTACGGCGTCGCAGCGTCCGGCACGGTCGAGGAGCTCCTCGCCCGTGACGACGTCAGCATCGTGATCAACCTGACGATCCCGGCGGCGCACGCCGAGGTCGACCAGCAGATCATCGACGCCGGCAAGCACGTGTGGAGCGAGAAGCCGATCGCGACCGACCACGCGTCGGCCGCAGCGGTCCTCGAGTCCGCGAAGGCCAAGGGCCTGCGCGTCGCGACGGCACCGGACACCGTGCTCGGTGCGGGCATCCAGACGGCCCTGCGTGCCATCGCCCGTGGCGACATCGGCGAGCCGCTCTCCGCCACCACGCTGTTCCACGTCCCCGGCCCGGAGGCGTGGCACCCGAACCCGGACTTCCTGTTCGCCCAGGGTGCCGGTCCGCTGTTCGACATGGGTCCGTACTACGTGACCACGCTCGTGCACGCGTTCGGCACCGCGTCGCGCGTGCAGGCAGTGTCCTCGAAGTCGCTCGACCGTCGTACGATCGCGTCCGGACCCCGTGCCGGCGAGACGTTCCCGGTCGAGGTCCCCACGCACCACGCCGCGCTGATCGAGTTCGCCGGTGGACAGTCCGCCCAGTCGACGTTCTCGTTCCAGCACGCGCTGCCCCGCATGGGCTTCGTCGAGATCAACGGCACGCTCGGCACGATCTCGCTGCCGGACCCGAACACGTTCGAGGGTCCGTCCCAGCTGTGGCGCTACGGGCAGGACGAGCCCGAGACGCTCGAGGCGGTCGGCTCCACGTGGGGTCGCGGCACCGGCGTCGTCGAGCTCGCCCGGGCCATCGCCGAGGACCGTCCCGAGCGTGCCTCGGGTGCGGTCGCGCTGCACGTCCTCGACGTGCTGCTCGGCATCCGGGACGCCGCCGCGTCGGGGTCGGCCGTCGACATCACGTCGACCGTGGACGCCATCCCGCCGCTGCCCGAGGACTTCGACCCCGCGGCCGCGGTCCTGACGGCGTAG
- a CDS encoding sugar phosphate isomerase/epimerase family protein, protein MPTTSVQLYSLRDAIAEDLDKAIARVAEIGYENVEPYAFVERAADLERAFAATGLKAPSGHVAVIDAEDTAPIWDAAERLGIQTVIDPFIPTDRWQTADDVAKIAERVNVLTAEAASRGLQFGYHNHQWEFTNKVDGRTVYDHFVSQISPETVLELDTFWATVGGADAPAVLKALGDRVVAIHVKDGKVDGDILTALPSSESALVVPEALQRAFENQTPAGQGDVNVTGILAAAPQAIRVVEFDAYSGDVFEGITESLAWLKDNDK, encoded by the coding sequence ATGCCCACCACTTCCGTGCAGCTGTACTCGCTGCGAGACGCCATCGCCGAAGACCTCGACAAGGCCATCGCCCGCGTCGCCGAGATCGGGTACGAGAACGTCGAGCCCTACGCGTTCGTCGAGCGTGCCGCTGACCTCGAGCGCGCCTTCGCCGCGACCGGCCTCAAGGCGCCGTCCGGCCACGTCGCCGTGATCGACGCCGAGGACACCGCCCCGATCTGGGACGCCGCGGAGCGCCTCGGCATCCAGACGGTCATCGACCCGTTCATCCCGACCGACCGCTGGCAGACCGCCGACGACGTCGCGAAGATCGCCGAGCGCGTCAACGTCCTGACCGCCGAGGCAGCCTCGCGCGGCCTGCAGTTCGGGTACCACAACCACCAGTGGGAGTTCACGAACAAGGTCGACGGCCGCACGGTCTACGACCACTTCGTGTCGCAGATCAGCCCGGAGACGGTGCTCGAGCTCGACACCTTCTGGGCCACCGTCGGCGGCGCCGACGCCCCCGCCGTGCTGAAGGCGCTCGGCGACCGCGTCGTCGCCATCCACGTCAAGGACGGCAAGGTCGACGGTGACATCCTCACCGCGCTGCCCTCGTCCGAGAGCGCGCTCGTCGTGCCCGAGGCGCTCCAGCGCGCGTTCGAGAACCAGACCCCCGCCGGTCAGGGCGATGTGAACGTGACGGGCATCCTCGCCGCGGCACCGCAGGCCATCCGCGTCGTCGAGTTCGACGCCTACTCGGGCGACGTCTTCGAGGGCATCACCGAGTCGCTCGCATGGCTGAAGGACAACGACAAGTGA